The Sphingobacterium bambusae genome includes a window with the following:
- a CDS encoding amidohydrolase yields the protein MRLLYSVIVLFFVVLFSSCTTNKEVDLIVYNAKIYTVDSNFTIYEALAVKNGVFVDMGTSKEIQRKYVAKDSINALGKAIYPGFYDAHAHFFMFADLLDQVDLSNTRSLAEVVEKLKIYQDAYPDRKWIIGGGWDQNKWGIAGFPTKDSLDKYFPNTPIFLSRVDYHAALVNGKALELAQIDSLFRVEGGLIVSDSIGRPSGVLVDNAMSLVAQHIPLPEERPLLLGLRRAQDSLFSVGLTSIVDAGLTMEQLDYLKKFYQQDSLKIRDYAMIAGNPNSIDKYLNEGFYQSDRLSIRSIKLMADGALGSRGACLLDHYHDAPTRGFLLYSPEQFDAVVKRLAATEFQVNTHAIGDSANRLMLDTYGKYLKEPQKRRWRIEHAQVIAPNDFAKFSKYHIIPSVQPTHATSDMYWAQERLGAERMKGAYAYKELLKQYGMLALGSDFPVEHFNPLYGFHAAVARVDKSGFPQGGFQMENALSREEALRGMTIWAAYSCFQERQRGSIERGKDADFVILDDDIMQVALDRIRTIKTLRTVIAGETVYSKL from the coding sequence ATGCGATTGTTATATTCCGTTATAGTACTATTCTTTGTTGTGTTGTTCTCCTCATGCACCACCAATAAAGAAGTTGATTTGATCGTCTATAACGCGAAGATATATACCGTAGACTCCAACTTTACCATCTACGAGGCATTAGCGGTAAAAAATGGCGTATTCGTAGATATGGGTACCAGCAAAGAGATACAACGTAAGTACGTTGCGAAAGACAGCATCAATGCGCTGGGCAAAGCGATATATCCTGGGTTTTACGATGCCCATGCGCACTTTTTTATGTTTGCCGACCTGCTGGATCAAGTCGATCTAAGCAATACCAGATCGCTTGCCGAAGTGGTGGAAAAGTTAAAGATTTACCAAGATGCTTACCCAGACCGAAAGTGGATTATTGGTGGTGGATGGGATCAGAACAAATGGGGTATTGCTGGCTTCCCAACAAAAGACAGTCTAGACAAGTACTTCCCCAACACACCGATCTTTTTATCGCGCGTGGACTATCATGCGGCCTTAGTAAACGGCAAAGCCCTCGAATTGGCACAGATCGACTCCCTATTTCGGGTGGAAGGCGGCCTAATCGTGAGCGATAGCATCGGCCGTCCGAGTGGCGTACTCGTCGACAATGCCATGTCTTTGGTGGCGCAACATATCCCCCTTCCCGAAGAACGTCCTTTGTTATTGGGTCTTCGACGGGCACAGGATTCTTTGTTTTCGGTAGGCTTGACCTCGATTGTCGATGCCGGCCTAACGATGGAACAGCTGGACTACCTCAAGAAATTTTACCAGCAGGATTCATTGAAAATCCGCGACTATGCGATGATTGCCGGAAATCCGAACAGTATAGACAAATACCTGAACGAAGGGTTTTATCAATCCGATCGGCTGTCCATTCGATCGATCAAGCTCATGGCCGATGGAGCATTGGGCTCTCGCGGCGCCTGCCTACTTGATCACTACCATGATGCGCCCACACGCGGATTTTTACTATACAGTCCCGAGCAGTTTGATGCCGTTGTTAAAAGATTGGCGGCCACCGAATTTCAGGTCAACACCCATGCTATCGGCGATTCCGCCAATAGGCTGATGCTCGACACCTACGGCAAATACCTCAAAGAACCTCAGAAAAGACGCTGGCGTATAGAGCATGCACAGGTGATTGCTCCAAACGACTTTGCTAAATTTTCCAAATACCACATTATCCCCTCAGTACAACCCACCCATGCCACCTCAGACATGTATTGGGCACAAGAAAGGCTCGGCGCAGAGCGGATGAAAGGAGCTTACGCCTACAAAGAGTTGTTAAAACAGTATGGCATGCTGGCTCTTGGCAGCGATTTTCCGGTAGAGCATTTCAACCCACTGTATGGGTTTCATGCTGCTGTTGCCCGTGTAGATAAAAGCGGGTTCCCACAAGGTGGATTCCAAATGGAGAATGCGCTATCGCGCGAAGAAGCATTACGAGGGATGACCATATGGGCTGCATATTCCTGTTTTCAAGAAAGACAGCGCGGTAGCATAGAGCGAGGGAAGGATGCTGATTTTGTGATCTTGGATGACGATATTATGCAGGTTGCCTTGGATCGAATACGAACGATAAAGACATTACGCACCGTAATAGCTGGTGAAACCGTCTATTCCAAGCTATAA